TGACCGAGATACATTACGACAACTCGCTGACACACTTCGGCAACTACACCAAGATCATGCGTAATCATAATGACTCCCATGTTCATTTCCTTTTTCAAATCATTGATGAGGTCTAATATTTGCGCTTGGATCGTTACGTCTAAAGCAGTTGTCGGCTCATCTGCTATCAATAGGTTCGGTTCACATGCCAATGCGATCGCTATTAATACCCGCTGTCTCATTCCCCCGGAAATTTCATGAGGATACTCATGAACTCTCTTTTCAGGCGCCGGAATACCTGTTAATCGCAGCATTTCTTCCGCTCTTTTATAAGCTTCTTTTCTTTTCACTTTTTGATGAAGCATAACCACTTCCGCAATTTGATGACCAATCGTTTGACTTGGATTGAGTGACGTCATAGGGTCTTGGAATATCATGGATATCTGATTGCCGCGAATGTTCCGCATTTCTTTTTTATTCAGGTGTAATAAATTCTTCCCTTGAAAAAGTACTTCCCCTTCGTATTTAGTGGTACGTTCATTTAGCAATCGCATGATCGATTCGGATGTAACACTTTTTCCGCAGCCGGATTCACCTACAACGCCTAAGATTTCTCCTGGTTTCACAACGAAGCTCACATCATCCACCGCTGTCGTCGGGCCTTTCTCGGTAGAAAAAGTAGTTTTCAGATTTTTTACTTCTAATAAATTAGTTTCTGACATCGTAAACCCTCCTTGTATCTAACTATGGATATTCGTATCAGTCAGTTATTTGTTAGCTTTATTTGAATGAGGATCTAACAAATCACGTATTCCATCGCCAAGCAAGTTTGAGCTCAATACAGCTAATAAAAGGAATACACCCGGGAATACAGTCATCCACCAAGCAGTAGTAATCACACTTTTTCCATCAAATAATATATTTCCCCAGCTTGGTTCCGGGGCAGGAATACCTGCTCCCAAGAAGCTCAGTGCTGCTTCGATGATCATAGCAACAGAGAAAACATACGTAATTTGTACAATTAAAGCGGGAAGGATATTCGGCGCAATGTGGAGCCAAATAATTCTCCATGAGCTTGCCCCCTGTGCTTTCATCGCTTCTATATACGTTTGTTCTTTAATCACGAGTGCTGCCGAACGAACGACCCTGGCAACTACAGGACTTTCAACAATAACTAATGCAATGACAACATTTATGGCGTTTGGACCCATCACAGCCATAATAGCGATGGCCAGAAGAATGGACGGGAATGCCATTAAGCCATCTGCAAATCGCATAAGCACATGATCCAGCGGCCGGTAATAGGCAGAATATAACCCGAGAAATAAACCGATGACCGCTGTAATCAGCGCTACAGTGATCCCAATAATTATAGATACTCGCGCACCGTAAACTACACGGCTGAATATGTCCCGTCCAAAATTATCAGTGCCAAACCAATGCGTTGAACTGGGCGGCTTCAGACGATTCATCGTTTCTAGTTCATACGGCGTAAACTGTACGATGGCTGGTGCAAAAATCGCAATCAAGCTTATAAAAAATAAGATGACACCGCCCACGACAATCATTTTATTCGCCAATATGCGTCTGATAAACAGAGCGCGTCTCTCATTGGCAAGTTCTTTTTTATGCTGTAATGTTGTGTCTGATTTAACAATTACCTCATTAATAGTATTCATCATTCATCCCTACTTTCTATTGAGCCTTACGCGGGGATCGATTACCCCGTACAATAAGTCAACAATTAGATTCACAAACACATAACTGACTGCAATCAATAATACTGTTCCTTGAATCACTGCATAGTCTCGACGGGATACCGAATTTATAATTAATTGGCCAATTCCCGGGATGTTAAATACTACTTCTACAACAATTGCACCCGCTATCAATGTTCCAAACGTTTGCCCCATAACGGTCAAAATCGGGATAAATGCATTTCTTAATGCATGTTTGTAAACTACTGTTCTTTCTTTCACTCCTTTGGCATGTGCTGTTTTAATATAATTCATACTCAAGATATCCAACATGGAGGACCTGGTCATTCTGGCAATTAACGCTGCCTGTATGGCTCCTAAGGTAATTGCGGGTAATAAGAGGAATTTCAAATGGGTGAATAATCCTTCACTTAACGGTTTATATCCTGCAACAGGCAGCCATCCCAAATTTACTGAAAATAGTAAAATGAGTAAGAGACCTAATAGGAAACTAGGTACGGAAATTCCGAGTAAAGCAAACACCATGAAAAACTGATCTGCTTTTCTGCCGCGCTTGGTTGCTGCAATAATACCAAATGGCAATGCAATTACTATAAAGATGATCTGAGCGAAAATAGCAAGGGATAGTGTAGGGCCCAAATGGCTTGTAAACGCTTTCAAAACTGACATCTCCATAAAGTAGGACCATCCAAGATCCCCCTTCAGCAATGCTGTAAACCATACGAAGAACTGCTCTACGATCGGCAAATCAAGTCCAAGCTCCGTCCGCAGCTTTTCTATGTCTTGCGGAAGCGCTTCCGGCCCAAGTATAATAGCCGCCGGATCTCCCGGTGTAAGATGTATTAAGAAAAATACAACTACTGCAACGACAAGTAATATTGGGATCAGTGACAATACCCTTTGTAGAATATATACCTTCAAAAAAACTCCTCCTCTTCTGTAAATATATTTGTCTTTCATTTTTGAAGTTGAATGTTTATTCAATGGAACGATATTCTGTTATTTGTAAATTCATATTCTGACAGCTGCAGTTAATGCTGAAATTGAACCATCAGCAATTTTTTCATTTCTTTTGAATAATTCATAGAGCGCCATTCGCATTCCCTCCGCTTCGTACAATAATTGGAATAGTATTCATTTTTCTTGATTTTTTGTTTCATCATTCGCCCCAAACCCTTTCATTCATATTTACTAGATAAATATTTCACTTGTGAAAAAGTAAACCCTATAACTAATGCGTATGTATTTGAAATTGTTGCATCTGCTATATATAAAGATTTTACATCTAAAATTCACAATGTTAACACATTTACTGAATATTCTATAATCAAAACCAATTTGGTTATCACTTTCTGCCAAGTTTATTTGAATAATGAAAGTTATAAATTGTACCAGATTTCGGATTGGTTTTAGAAACTTATAGGGTATACTTTCCTTCGGCTTTGATGGTGTACGTTTACTACATTGATTGACCGGAACAATGAACCCACTGGCCACTGCTCATTGATTTAAAACAGAAAAAACCCATTTGACAGTTTCACATTGTCAAATGGGTCTGACTTTATTTTAAATCTCTTTCAGTTCCGCAATACGGCGCTCAACCGCCGCATACTTCTCTAAATAGTCCTGTTCCTTCGCACGCTCTTCCGCAACAACTGCTTCAGGCGCTTTTGAAGTAAAGCGTTCATTTGATAATTTACCTTGAACGCGTTTCACTTCTCCCTGCCACTTGCCTAGCTCTTTTGTCAAACGGGCCAGCTCTTCTTCAATATCAATTAAGCCTTCAAGCGGCAAATATAATTCAGCTCCTGTTACAACTGCTGACATGGTTTTGCCTGGCGCATTCACTTTAACGCCAATCGTCAGTGCTTCCGGATTACAAAAACGCTCAAGGTAGCTGCGGTTTTCTTCCAGCACCGCCACAGTCGCTTCATCTTTTGCAGAAATATACAAATCGACTTTACGGCTCATCGGTGTATTCACTTCCGCACGAATATTTCGCACGGCTTTAATAATATCCATCAATAATTTCATATGGCCAGCACGGGACTTATCCATTAATGCCTCATCCATTTCCGGCCACTTCGCTACTGTGATCGACTCGCCTTCATGCGGAAGGTTCTGCCAGATCTCTTCTGTAATGAATGGCATCAGCGGGTGCAATAGACGCATCGTATGGTCAAGAACATGCGCAAGAACCGAACGCGTCATTTTCTTCGCTGCTTCATCTTCACCGTATAACGGCAGTTTTGCCATCTCGATATACCAGTCACAGAAATCATCCCAGATAAAGTTGTACAGAGCCCGGCCCATTTCACCGAACTCATAACGGTCGGCAAGGCTTGTCACTTGCTCAACAGTTTCATTTAAACGGGTTAGGATCCATGCATCGGCTACAGATTTCTCTCCTGACAGATCGATTTCATCATACGTCATGCCATCCATATTCATCAATGCAAAGCGGGAAGCATTCCAAATTTTATTGGCAAAGTTCCAGATCGCTTCAACTTTTTCCGTAGAATAGCGCAAATCTTGTCCTGGTGAAGAACCTGTTGCCAGGAAGTAACGCAATGCGTCTGCTCCGTACTGTTCGATGACATCCATTGGGTCTACGCCATTGCCAAGGGACTTGGACATTTTACGGCCGTCTTCCGCACGCACCAAACCATGGATCAAGACGTCTTTAAAAGGACGCTCCTCTGTGAATTCAAGTGCCTGGAAGATCATGCGGGACACCCAAAAGAAGATAATATCATACCCTGTAACAAGGGCATCTGTAGGGTAATACTTTTTGAACATTTCGTTTTCCGTATCAGGCCAGCCCATTGTCGAGAACGGCCATAGCGCAGATGAGAACCAAGTATCCAGCACATCATTGTCCTGCGTCCAGTTTTCTTCATCCGCCGGCGCTTCATGTCCGACATACACTTCACCTGTAGTGTTATGATACCAGGCCGGAATCCGGTGGCCCCACCATAGCTGGCGCGAAATACACCAGTCGTGCACATTTTCCATCCAGCCTAAATACGTCTTTTCAAAACGGTCCGGAACAAAGGTTACTTTTTCATCTTCATTTTTCTGAAGATTGATTGCCTGCTCGGCAAGCGGCTGCATGTTGACAAACCATTGCGTGGATAAATACGGCTCCACTACCGCCCCGCTGCGTTCCGAGTGACCCACAGAGTGCATATGTTCTTCGATTTCAAAGAGCACATCCATTTCCTGCAAATCTTTGACGATTTGCTTACGGCATTCAAAACGATCCATACCTTCATATTTGCCGGCTAATTTATTCATTGTGCCGTCTTCATTCATGACAAGAACCCGCGGCAAGTTATGACGATTACCGATTTCAAAGTCATTCGGGTCATGCGCAGGTGTGATTTTCACTGCACCGCTTCCGAAGTCCATTTCAACATAGTCATCTGCTACAATCGGAATTTCACGTCCGACAATCGGCAGCTTCACCATTTTGCCGATCAGGTGCTGATAGCGTTCATCTTCGGGGTGTACGGCTACAGCTGTATCACCGAGCATTGTCTCAGGACGTGTAGTCGCAATTTCAATGGATCCCGTGCCATCTGTTAATGGATAACGCATATGATAGAATGCACCCTGGACGTCTTTATGAATTACTTCGATATCGGACAATGCCGTTTTCGTTGCAGGGTCCCAGTTGATGATATATTCGCCGCGGTAGATCAGTTTCTTTTCGTATAATTTTACGAAGACTTCGCGAACTGCTTTTGATAAGCCTTCATCTAATGTGAAGCGTTCTTTTGAATAATCAAGCGCCAGACCAAGCTTCGACCATTGTGCGCGGATGTGGCTTGCATATTCTTCTTTCCACTTCCACGTTTCCTGAACAAACTTTTCACGTCCGAGGTCATAGCGGGTTTTCCCTTCTGCGCGCAGTTTTTCTTCGACTCGCGCCTGCGTCGCAATACCCGCGTGGTCCATACCGGGCAGCCACAATGCGTCGTATCCTTGCATACGCTTCATACGAATAAGCATATCCTGTAATGTTGTATCCCAAGCGTGGCCCAAATGAAGTTTGCCTGTTACGTTCGGCGGCGGGATTACAATCGTATATGGTTCTTTTTCACTTTTTACATCGGACTCAAAATATTTACCTTTTAGCCACCATTCATAACGGCCATTTTCTACTGCCTGCGGATCATATTTAGTCGGCATTGTCAGTTCATCAGTCATTACAGTTCCTCCTTCAAATAAAAGGGATACAAAAAAGCCCCACTCATCCCGGTAAAAGGACGAAGGAGCTCGTGGTACCACCTTTATTTATGAATGCTAAAGAGCATTACATCTTCATGATTTGGTAACGGTCTTCACCGGTTCCTGCTACTCTTATTTCACAGAAACTGCTCATAGGGGACTTCCATCTGCTGTTTCCAGGCACGTCTCACCAATCGCACCCTCTCTGAAGAAAACGGTTCACATGTACTTTCCTACTCTTCGCATTTATATTCTTATCACCCATTATTATATGGGAAACATGCTGCGTCCGTCAAGTGATTGCCAGTCAAACGAGAAAGGATGGTGAACGATGCGAAAAGGTTATAATCCCTATCTGCTGCCGCCGTGGCTCAGGAAGACAAGATTTTACTGTAAAGGCTGCATTATTCCGCTGACTGTGTTTCAGCTGATCCGATTACTCATTCTACCTACGACCGGTGACTTTTTATTATTTTGCTTACTCGCTGCTTTGTCCTTCTGCTTCTACAAGAATATTATTTGAATGGAAGATCTTTCTCGTCACATCGTCATCGAGCTGGGCGATGTATAAGAGAAAGTCTTCCATTTCATTTTGGACTTGCTCTACCGCACGATCAGCATTTTCCAGAAACTGCATATGTGATGTAGAAGCGTCGGCCAGCTGTGGTGCAGCAGGTTCTTCCTGAACAATTGGCGCTTCCTGCACAGGGACTTCCTGCTTTAAAAGCACGGTCCACTCCAGAGACAACCCGCCGTCTTCTTTGGCAACAGTTTTAATATCCTGGACATCAAGCTCCAGGTTGCCGTCAAGCTCTGCCGGCAAATCAACATTCAGCGGCACCGCATATTCAAAATATCCTTTGCCGTTTTCTACTTCCACATCATCGATGACGAGCAGGTCCTCTGCCGACAGTTCCACTTGCTTGTCTGCATCAAATACAACGTTTGCCGCAATATGATAGATCCCCTGCAGCCGAATTGCATCCTCTGTACGTTCTTCAGTAAAACCAGGCGTCACCTTCACTTCCGCCGTTTCCGCAAACGCGCCGTATTCAGCAGGAAAATAAAAAGACTCCTGTAATGTCCATTGATGTGTCGTCATTTTCTCTTCACTCCTTTTCTTAACTCAGGCTACTATATGAAGAAAGCGAGGAATTTAGAAGTGATGTGTAAAGTATAACGGGAGTGAACCGGCGTAATGGTGTTAATTGTCGCAGGGATCACGTTATTAGTGTGAACGCGTACGCAATACGAATAGCTGACAGCGCCATGCGTCTAGGGAGCCGCGCTATTCGCCTGGAGAACCGCAACACTTCCAAAACGAATAAACAAAAAAACGCCAGGCAAGTCTGTCTGCCTGGCGTCCAAATTATCTCTTCAATTTTGCAAACACTGTATGGAATGCTTCCACTGTTTTTGCAATTTGTTCCTCTGTATGTGCTGCTGACAAGAACATACCTTCAAACTGGGAAGGAGGTAAAAGGATACCCTCTTCCGCCATGAGACGGTAGTATTCTGCAAACAGTTCAAGATCGGAGGTTTTTGCTTTGTCATAATTATTGACCCGTTCATCTGTGAAAAAGAACCCAATCATAGAACCGGCACGGTTTACAGTGTGCGGAATATTATTTGCTTTCGCTGCAGCGCGGAAGCCTTCTTCCAGCTGATCACCAAGCTGAATAAAGCGCTCATATGTTTCCGGCGTCAATTTCTTCAGCGTTTCAATTCCCGCTGTCATAGCAATTGGATTACCGGATAAAGTACCTGCCTGGTAAATTGTACCCGCCGGTGCTACGTGTTCCATGATTTCACGTGAACCGCCGTACGCGCCGACTGGCAGACCGCCGCCGATTACTTTTCCGAGACACGTCAAGTCAGGTGTGATGCCGAAATGACCTTGCGCACAATTATAGCCGACACGGAAACCTGTCATGACTTCATCGAAGATCAATAGTGAACCGTTTTCCGCCGTCAGATCACGCAGCCCCTGCAAGAAACCGTCGTCAGGTCCAACAACACCCATATTTCCCGCAACCGGCTCTACGATCACTGCGGCCAAATCGTCTCCAAATTCTTTAAAGACTGCTTTGACACTTTCCAAGTCGTTATAAGCAACTGTTATCGTGTTTGAAGCAATGGATTCAGGCACACCCGGGCTGTCCGGCAAACCTAATGTGGCAACACCAGATCCTGCTTTAATCAGCAAGGAGTCCGCGTGGCCATGGTAGCATCCTTCAAATTTCAGGATCTTATTGCGTTTCGTATAGCCGCGAGCCAGACGAAGCGCACTCATTGTTGCCTCTGTGCCTGAAGACACCATGCGCACCATATCAATCGAAGGTACACGGTCGATCACCAGTTCCGCCAATTCATTTTCAAGAAGTGTAGGCGCACCGAAGCTTGTGCCAGTTTCTGCGACCTTTTGAATCGCTGATACTACATCAGGATGCGTGTGACCCAAAATGAGCGGACCCCATGAAAGAATGTAGTCAATATATTCATTGCCGTCGATATCCGTAATGATTGCGCCTTTACCGCTTTCCATGAAAATCGGATCCATATTTACTGATTTAAATGCACGAACCGGAGAGTTTACGCCGCCAGGCATTAAATCAACCGCTTTTTCAAATGCTTGTTTAGATTTCGTATATGTCATTTTTTCCATATTACTTCTCCTCCAACCAGCGGGCGGCATCTTTAGCATGATATGTCATAATAATATCTGCGCCTGCACGCTTCATACTTGTTAGTGTTTCCA
The Sporosarcina sp. P33 genome window above contains:
- a CDS encoding valine--tRNA ligase; translation: MTDELTMPTKYDPQAVENGRYEWWLKGKYFESDVKSEKEPYTIVIPPPNVTGKLHLGHAWDTTLQDMLIRMKRMQGYDALWLPGMDHAGIATQARVEEKLRAEGKTRYDLGREKFVQETWKWKEEYASHIRAQWSKLGLALDYSKERFTLDEGLSKAVREVFVKLYEKKLIYRGEYIINWDPATKTALSDIEVIHKDVQGAFYHMRYPLTDGTGSIEIATTRPETMLGDTAVAVHPEDERYQHLIGKMVKLPIVGREIPIVADDYVEMDFGSGAVKITPAHDPNDFEIGNRHNLPRVLVMNEDGTMNKLAGKYEGMDRFECRKQIVKDLQEMDVLFEIEEHMHSVGHSERSGAVVEPYLSTQWFVNMQPLAEQAINLQKNEDEKVTFVPDRFEKTYLGWMENVHDWCISRQLWWGHRIPAWYHNTTGEVYVGHEAPADEENWTQDNDVLDTWFSSALWPFSTMGWPDTENEMFKKYYPTDALVTGYDIIFFWVSRMIFQALEFTEERPFKDVLIHGLVRAEDGRKMSKSLGNGVDPMDVIEQYGADALRYFLATGSSPGQDLRYSTEKVEAIWNFANKIWNASRFALMNMDGMTYDEIDLSGEKSVADAWILTRLNETVEQVTSLADRYEFGEMGRALYNFIWDDFCDWYIEMAKLPLYGEDEAAKKMTRSVLAHVLDHTMRLLHPLMPFITEEIWQNLPHEGESITVAKWPEMDEALMDKSRAGHMKLLMDIIKAVRNIRAEVNTPMSRKVDLYISAKDEATVAVLEENRSYLERFCNPEALTIGVKVNAPGKTMSAVVTGAELYLPLEGLIDIEEELARLTKELGKWQGEVKRVQGKLSNERFTSKAPEAVVAEERAKEQDYLEKYAAVERRIAELKEI
- a CDS encoding ABC transporter permease; protein product: MNTINEVIVKSDTTLQHKKELANERRALFIRRILANKMIVVGGVILFFISLIAIFAPAIVQFTPYELETMNRLKPPSSTHWFGTDNFGRDIFSRVVYGARVSIIIGITVALITAVIGLFLGLYSAYYRPLDHVLMRFADGLMAFPSILLAIAIMAVMGPNAINVVIALVIVESPVVARVVRSAALVIKEQTYIEAMKAQGASSWRIIWLHIAPNILPALIVQITYVFSVAMIIEAALSFLGAGIPAPEPSWGNILFDGKSVITTAWWMTVFPGVFLLLAVLSSNLLGDGIRDLLDPHSNKANK
- the hemL gene encoding glutamate-1-semialdehyde 2,1-aminomutase → MTYTKSKQAFEKAVDLMPGGVNSPVRAFKSVNMDPIFMESGKGAIITDIDGNEYIDYILSWGPLILGHTHPDVVSAIQKVAETGTSFGAPTLLENELAELVIDRVPSIDMVRMVSSGTEATMSALRLARGYTKRNKILKFEGCYHGHADSLLIKAGSGVATLGLPDSPGVPESIASNTITVAYNDLESVKAVFKEFGDDLAAVIVEPVAGNMGVVGPDDGFLQGLRDLTAENGSLLIFDEVMTGFRVGYNCAQGHFGITPDLTCLGKVIGGGLPVGAYGGSREIMEHVAPAGTIYQAGTLSGNPIAMTAGIETLKKLTPETYERFIQLGDQLEEGFRAAAKANNIPHTVNRAGSMIGFFFTDERVNNYDKAKTSDLELFAEYYRLMAEEGILLPPSQFEGMFLSAAHTEEQIAKTVEAFHTVFAKLKR
- a CDS encoding ABC transporter ATP-binding protein — translated: MSETNLLEVKNLKTTFSTEKGPTTAVDDVSFVVKPGEILGVVGESGCGKSVTSESIMRLLNERTTKYEGEVLFQGKNLLHLNKKEMRNIRGNQISMIFQDPMTSLNPSQTIGHQIAEVVMLHQKVKRKEAYKRAEEMLRLTGIPAPEKRVHEYPHEISGGMRQRVLIAIALACEPNLLIADEPTTALDVTIQAQILDLINDLKKEMNMGVIMITHDLGVVAEVCQRVVVMYLGQVIEESNVEELFSRPLHPYTKGLLKSIPQLDGDRRQKLHVIDGVVPSLHDVPQGCRFAPRCSFADELCLSEAPTLETVNENQKVRCWHYAKVANEEVIKDVTTV
- a CDS encoding ABC transporter permease: MKVYILQRVLSLIPILLVVAVVVFFLIHLTPGDPAAIILGPEALPQDIEKLRTELGLDLPIVEQFFVWFTALLKGDLGWSYFMEMSVLKAFTSHLGPTLSLAIFAQIIFIVIALPFGIIAATKRGRKADQFFMVFALLGISVPSFLLGLLLILLFSVNLGWLPVAGYKPLSEGLFTHLKFLLLPAITLGAIQAALIARMTRSSMLDILSMNYIKTAHAKGVKERTVVYKHALRNAFIPILTVMGQTFGTLIAGAIVVEVVFNIPGIGQLIINSVSRRDYAVIQGTVLLIAVSYVFVNLIVDLLYGVIDPRVRLNRK